GCCACCCGCTGGCGCTCTGTTGCAAGACGAGGGGTGAAGTACACCTTTCTGATGTCAAACCTGAATCTGTTTCCGTACTCCCGCAGCTCAATTTCATGGATGGGTGCGCCCCCAACCCATTCAAATGTCCTCACTCTATACTCCCCTGATACAGGTGTTTTTGGAATCACAACAGTTCTTATTCCTTTGTTAACCCTCAGGATTGCATCTGCAGCATCATTGATTGCCACATCACCTGGTGGAAGCATCACCGCGATATCACCCAGTACCTCAAATGATGGTTTGAGACCGATAATATCCTCGATTGTAAGCTTTCTTGCCACCCTTTCAAAGTCACCGCGATCGACCTGCACCCTGCACCCTGTAATCTCGTTGATTTTATCTGACTGGGTATCATCAGGCACATTCGTGATTGGGATCTTAAGTGACTTCTCTGTGCTTTTTATTCTAAGTCTTCGATCCAGAAGGTTCTGATCACCGAGATATCGTCTTACACGTTCGCCTGAGGCTTTTGGAACTTCTATGAAATATGATTCCATCTAAGAAGTA
This genomic window from Candidatus Syntrophoarchaeum caldarius contains:
- a CDS encoding SAM-dependent methyltransferase, which produces MESYFIEVPKASGERVRRYLGDQNLLDRRLRIKSTEKSLKIPITNVPDDTQSDKINEITGCRVQVDRGDFERVARKLTIEDIIGLKPSFEVLGDIAVMLPPGDVAINDAADAILRVNKGIRTVVIPKTPVSGEYRVRTFEWVGGAPIHEIELREYGNRFRFDIRKVYFTPRLATERQRVASQVGSDELVVDMFAGVGPYTIPVAKRARRVIAIDINPDATHYLMKNLSLNRIENVEVRTGDVREIAPELANVADRAIMNLPLQAFEFLDAALTIIKHGGVVHFYDIRQDNDLFGGLIRKLERKVGGIRILHRGVVRSYAPHLYNVVVDFIPTSSSKA